A window of Thalassophryne amazonica chromosome 12, fThaAma1.1, whole genome shotgun sequence genomic DNA:
CCAGACTACCTGATTGAGGTGATTTAGCTGAGACAGTAATGTTTTTTGTCCCTTGTGCATGTTCAATGTGCACTACACATAGTGTacgcttcaaaaaaaaaaaaaagtgttaacaGTGAAATGTTTTTGTTCAAAGTTTGAAGGTAATATCAAGACCAACACAGTAACATCAAAAGGTTGCATTAATCATGTTTGGAGAATGATGAGAAGactaaaaatgtaatttcagttatATAAATTTTATGCTGAAGGGAAAAGAAGAGTGAAATTCTTTTACTCTTTGTGCTAACATGTTACACAAAATTTCCTAATCCAGtcttgatgatattgaggaagaaacctcaagcagaccagactcaaaggggtgacctaaagcttaggtcattctaacaattacaaggtttttacaagcagttacagcctcaagtcttcttgaatatgatgccagaagcttggtgtacttatctttgggcagttttgcccaatcctctttgcagcacctctcaaactccaataggttgaatggggagcgtcagttcacagacattttcagatctctctagagatgttcaatcagattcgggtctgggctctgattgggccactcaaggacattcacagagttgtccagaaGCCACTGCACTCAAAGATGgtccacactatacctttttggagtctttatgatcagatGAATAATGTATACTTTCCAATATGACTGGAGaatttgtaaattttgacccttgtgtaattcctcATTAAGTCatacttggccgcctattgaaaaatcaagtagataatctgctttttcaaaagaggagtatttgtgctgaaattgGTGTCTGTTCCATCTATAAAAgatttctctgtaaatattctgttatctgctgcactaatgtgGAGTTGTCAGAAGTGGCATCCAGTGTAGAACTTGTTCCAAATCAATATgtagtgacccagagtgaaaacaagggtgcaaccaaagggacttacttttctaTTTTTAAATTAAGAGAAAGGAGGGCATTtacaacaaaatgtgtcctctgcatttaacccatcttgatgacagttagacacaatccaaccattagCAGTAGTGGTCAGCCACAGTACAGcacgcagggaccaactccagatgtagagacgctgccttggtcagaacTGAACCCCAGACTATCTTGCTGTGAgtcaagagtgctaaccactgaacCACCGTGCTGCACTCAGGCACAGGGCATATAGTTCATAACTGCCTCGACTGGAAAGTTCTGCTGTTTCAGTGACTTTGTGCTGGTTTGTAAGATAGGTCCCACAATGTCCAGTACCTCATCCACTGTAGCTCCCCCTTTTCTGGAGTAAAAGGAAACAAGTGTATTTCCTCATGAGGAACAGATGAGGGTCACTCCATAAAACCACAGTGAGAAACGCACGGACATGCAGCCAAACAACTCACTCGGATGCTGCCTATATTTACTATATTTGTCTTCATGGGGTTCCTCTTGGAAATCAAAAGCCATTCCGATGGCTGTGATCATGGTGGTGGGATGATGGGAAGTTAGCAGGCTGAGGATTTGTCCAGGCCCACATTTTTTCCACTGTGCTGAACAAAGAGTGCAACTGTTTTGAGATGGTGGACGGGAAGGAAGGATACCTTCTTCTTCCTCAGTTGACTTCAAGGAGCGAGACGGCACTGAGATGGCAAAGAAGTGATATTAGAATTttgaatttgttaaaaaaaaaatttaaaaaatccacCGTGGGCTGACACTAAAGTCCGTCTTCTAACCTTTAGTCTCTGTGTACTCGCCGTTGAGAGGGTTGTGTTGGTGTGGCTGAAGATGTGAGGACATCAGGAATGAGAAGAAGAGGAGCAAAACCTGATCCAAGAAGTCAGACAACAGACCAATCAAAGAAATCAGCAAACGGGACATCTGCAAGATGAATGTGCCTAATAAAGTGGTGATTGTTTGCCTGTCTCACCAGGATGCAGGTCCTTCTTTGGGCTGTTTTGCTGGAGCTCTTAGGAAGGAAAGCCTGCAGCTGTCTTAATTGTTCCATCAGAGCACTACAACAGAAATACAGACTAAAATTTTTCCTTGAGGA
This region includes:
- the LOC117522112 gene encoding cyclic AMP-responsive element-binding protein 3-like protein 3-B, with translation MKYHCMFPLIWAGCQKSSVKFVSRLTTKQSATFSLSQTVTVKDLLLSNLGHKISRQDLVLSEDEKKLLAKEGVSLLSKLPLTKFEEKVLKKIRRKIHNKYSAQESRKKKKESIDSLEGRMFYRAHNLRLQRKIQELEQTNSALMEQLRQLQAFLPKSSSKTAQRRTCILVLLLFFSFLMSSHLQPHQHNPLNGEYTETKVPSRSLKSTEEEEGILPSRPPSQNSCTLCSAQWKKCGPGQILSLLTSHHPTTMITAIGMAFDFQEEPHEDKYSKYRQHPSELFGCMSVRFSLWFYGVTLICSS